Genomic DNA from Thermoanaerobaculia bacterium:
AATCCTTCCGCCTTTCCCTAGAATGCGGTCATGAGCCGGGAGGACGCAGCGGAGAAGGGGCGGCCGTTCGAGATCGGACCGTGGCGGGTCGAGCCCGGGCTCGACCGGATCCGGCGCGGGAGCGATTCGGTCGCGCTCGAGCCGAGGGCCATGGACCTGCTCGTCTTTCTGGCGCGCCACGCGGGCGAGACGGTGTCGAAAGAGACCCTTCTGCAAGAGGTCTGGAAGGGCGCCTTCGTCGTCGAAGGCGTCATCCCGAAAACACTCTCCGCCTTGCGGGCGGCGCTCGGCGACGACGCCTCGCACCCGACCTTCGTCCTTACCGTGCCGCGACGCGGTTACCGTCTCGTCGCGCCAGTGCGCTGGCTCGAAGAGCCGCCGGGTGGAGATCCGGGGCCGGCCGGCGCGGAGCTGCTTGCGGCTGGCGGCGCGGCGGAGATCTCGGAGCGTCGTGCGGTGCCTCCGGTCGAGGGAGACAAGCCAGCGCTCGCGGGAAGCCCGAGATGGCTCCCCGCGGACCGTCGCCGCCGCCTGATTTCCATGACGCTCGGGCTCGCCGTGGCCGGCACTCTGGGGTGGCTCGTCCTCGCCTCGGGCGAGCACCCCCTCTTCGCGCCGTCGCGTTCTGCCCCTCCCGTCCCCGATGCGGTCGAGCGTCTGGTGCTCGAGGCGCGCAACCTCTGGGCGCAACGCGGAGTCGAGTCGGTGCGTCGTGCCACCGAACTGATGCAGGAGGCGGTGAAGGAGGCTCCGGCATCGGCCGAGGCTCACGCCTGGCTGGCGCTCTCGTTGATGACCCGGGCGAGCTACCTCGGCGGGGGAGAGGCCGCCTGCGCACAGGCTGCCGAGCAGGCGCGGCTCGCGATCGGGCTCGATCCGGACGATCCGATCGCGCTCTGCGCGGCGGGATTCCTGGCGCTCCAGGTCGATTTCGACGCCCGGCGCGCGATCGCGAATCTGGAACGATCGGTCGCGCTCGATCCGAAGTTCGTGCCGGCGCGACAGTTCCTCGCCGAGGCGTTGACGATCGCCGGCGAGCACGAGCGCGCCCTCGCGGAGATCGATCAGGCGCTGGCGCTCGAACCCCTCTCGGCGCTCCTCTACGGTGTCCGCGGCAACATCCTCCTGCGAGCGGATCGACCGCTGGCGGCGCTGGAGGCCTATGAACGCGTGCTCGTTCTCGAGCCGAAGTTCACCTGGGTGTACCGCAATCGCGCCCGGCCGCTCGTCCAGCTGGGCAGGGAGCAGGAGGCCCTGGAGTCGCTCTATAGCGAGAGGCGTCTCACGAACGAACGTCCGGAGCATCTGGCGACCCTGCGTGCGGCCATCGATCGCGAGGGGTTCGAAGGCTACTGGCGTTGGCGACTCGAGCGCTACGCGGCGCTGCGCGCGCAGGGCATCGAACCGCGCTCCTTCCCGCTGGCCGAGGCGCTCGCCGGGGCGGGCGAGCCGGAGGCGGCGCTCGCCGAGCTCGCCCGATCCGCCGTCTGCCCGGACGTCGACACTTTCCTCTACGGCCGCGAGAGCCCGGCCTTCGACAGTCTGCGCCACGACCCGCGCTTCGTCGCGATCTACGCGCGATTCGGCCTGTAGACTGCCCGGATGTCGGATCTGTCCGGAGCGGTCGTCCTCGCTCTCGTCGCGGCGGTCGGCTGGTCGTTGTTCGACCTCGAACGGCGCCTCCTCTCGGCGCGCGTCGAGGCGATGGCGCTGGTCGCCTGGGTGACGCTCGGAGCGCTGCCGCCGCTGGCGATCTGGGCGGCGCTCAGCGGGGCGAGTGGCCCTCAGGGAGTCCTGCAGGCAGAGCCCGGCTACTGGCTGCCCGCGATCAGCTCGGTCGTGATCAACCTGGTCGCGAACTTCACCTACTTCCGCTCGCTGCAGCTCTCGCCGCTCTCCAAGACACTGCCGATGCTCTCCTTCACGCCCGCCTTCGCCGCCGTCCTCGCGGCGCTCTTTCTCGGCGAGCGCCTGGGCCTGCGAGCCGTCGCCGGGCTCCTTCTCGTGGTGTTCGGAGCGCTGTTGCTCACGCTGCGCGAAGGGAGCGGTCTGCAGGGATTCTTCTCCGGCCTCCTCGAGGACCGCGGCTGCCGTCTCATGGTGGGCGTCGCTCTCCTCTGGTCGGCGACCCTGCTGCTCGACAAGCAGGCGCTGGCCGCCGGGTCGCCGCATCTGCACGCACTGGTGCTGAATGGCGGCGTGGCGCTGGGCGCCTTGTCCGTGCTCGGTGTGCGCGGCGACCTGCGAACGCTCGGGGGCTTGCGCGGCAGCGGATGGCTGCTGATGCTCGCGGTCGCCACGGGTGCCGTCGCGCTGGGCAGTCAGCTCGTGGCGCTCGGCGGGGTTCCGGTCGGTTTCCTCGAAACCGTGAAGCGTGGAGTCGGGGGAGTTCTCGCGGTGGTGTGGGGGCGCACTCTCTTCGCCGAGCCGGTGACCGCGGCCAAGTTCGCGGCCGTCGGTCTGATGACCGTGGGCGTCGCGCTGGTCGTGCTCTGACCGGACCCCACCGCCGGCGGCACTTCGATTATTCTTCCGCAATCGTGACGCGAGACCTTCCTGCCGCTGAACCGGTGGCCGCGAGCCGGGAGTGGCGCCGGCGGTGGCGGGTTGCGGCAGGGCTCGCGCTCACGGTGCCGATGCTTCTTGCCACGGTGGCCCAGGCGGAGGCCGGCGATCTCGCCCGGCTGCGCGATCCGATGACCGCCGGCCGGCCTTACAGCCGGCTCTTCCAGGATGTCGACGGGCTGCCGCAGAACACCATCCACGCCCTGACGGTCGATCGTGAGGGCTCGCTCTGGGTCGGGACTCAGGACGGAGCGGCCGCCTACGACGGACACGCCTGGACGCGTCTCGACCTGCCGCATCCGGACCGGTCGAACTTCGTGCGCTCGATGCTCGAATCCCGCGACGGTTCGCTCTGGTTCGGGCGCCAGACGGGTGGGCTGGCGCGTCGGCGCGACGGCAAATGGGTCGACGTCGATTTCGGTTCCACCGGACTCGAGGAGAAGCGGGTCAACGCCCTGCTCGAGACCCAGGGTGCCGAAGGCAGCCCGGTGCTCTGGGTGGGGACCGCCGACAGCGGAGTGCTGCGCTTCGACGGAGCGAACTGGACCGGCTTCGGACCGGCGGCCGGTCTGCCGAGCGCCCAGGTCTGGTCGCTGCTCGCGACCGACGGCGCCGAGGGGCGGCGGTTGTGGATCGGTACGACGGCCGGTCCGGCGACGCTGCGGCTCTCGGACGGCCGGATCGAGATTCCCGAGGGTGCCCCGAACGAATCGGTGAGCAGTCTTCTGGAGACCAAGAGTGCGGACGGCCTGCCGGCAGTCTGGGTCGGAACCTACGGTGGCGGGCTGTGGAGCTTCCGTGGCGGCGTCTGGCGCCGGTTCGGTCTCGCCGAGGGTCTGCCGAGCCTGTTCGTCACCGATCTCGCCGCGAGCCCGTCCGGTGGCGCCGATGCCCTCTGGATCGCGACCGACGGCGGCGGCGTCGCGCAGTTGCGTGACGGGGCGATCCGCACCGTGGAGCTCGGAGCCCTCCTCGCTTCGCGTGCGGTGTACAAGGTCCTCGAGACGCGTGCCGAACAGGGCGCCCAGGCGGTCTGGCTCGGAACCCGCAACAACGGGCTGATCCGCATGACCGAGGGGCTCTGGCGAGCCTTTCAGCCGTTCCCGGAGACGCCGAATGTCCCGGTCACGGCGATCCTCCACCGCGCCGAGCCCAACGGAGGGACGTCACTCTGGCTCGGTACCGACGGGTACGGTGTCGCAGTCTGGCGAGCCGGCGTGTGGACGAGGATCGATCAACGGTCGGGTGCGCTCGGCAACGACACGGTCCTCACGCTGGCCGAGTCGAGGGCGATCGGCGGCCGCCGCCGGATCTGGGTCGGAACCCGAAACGGTGGTCTGTCGAGCTTCGACGGCGAGCGCTGGCAGCGTTTCGATCAGGCCGGTGGCGACCTGCAGAGCGACCTCGTGCAGTCTCTGGTCGAGACCGTGGATGCCGACGGCAAGGGCACACTCTGGGTGGGGACTCGGAACGGACTCGACGCTTTCGATGGCGATCGTTGGCGCCGCAGCGGCGAGGAGGCGGGCCTCGGCGGCAACTCGATTCTCGCGCTCCTCGGATCGCGGGATCGCGCCGGCGCGGGTGAGCTCTGGGTGGGCACGACGAACGGCCTGTTCCGCAACTCCGCCGGCGCCTGGCGGCACTGGGACGAGGGTTCGGGCCTCAGCAATCGTTCGGTGCAGTCGCTTCACCAGAGCACCGCCGCCGACGGGCGCCGAATGCTCTGGATCGGAACGGACGGCGGTGGCGCCCTGGTCCTCGCCATGGACGATCCCGAGCCCACCCCCAAACCGATCTCCGGGCTCGGAGCTCCCCCGCTACCCAACGGCACGATCTATTCGATTCTCGAGGACCGCAACCGCCGGATCTACCTGTCCACGAATCGGGGCGTGTCGCGCCTCACGCCGACCGCGAGCGGGTATGCCAAAGAGGAGTTCACGACCGAGCACGGTCTGCCGCTCAACCAGGGTAACCGCGGTGCCGGCCGCGTGGACGAGGCGGGGCGCCTCTGGATCGGAACGATCGGCGGCGCTGCGGCCTTCGACCCCGCCGGGGAGTTCCGCGATCACCGGCCGAAGCGTCTCCGCCTGACCGCCCAGCCGGTCGGTTGCGCGGAGTGCCGGCTGTTCGATCGCGGCGCCCTGGCGCACGACCGGAACCGGATTCACTTTCAGTACGCCCTGCTGAGCTTCTTCGGCGAGCCGCTGACTCGCTACCGCACGCAGCTTTCGGGCTACGACGAGAATCCGTCGACCTGGACCTCCGCGGTGAGTCGCGAGGTCGCGGCGCTCGGTCCGGGCAGTTACGTCTTTCGCGTCTGGGGAAGGGATGCTTCGGGCAACATCGCGGGGCCGGAGGAGCTCTCCTTCGTGATCCGGCCCGCACCCTGGCAGACGCGGTGGGCGCAGCTGCTGC
This window encodes:
- a CDS encoding winged helix-turn-helix domain-containing protein, coding for MSREDAAEKGRPFEIGPWRVEPGLDRIRRGSDSVALEPRAMDLLVFLARHAGETVSKETLLQEVWKGAFVVEGVIPKTLSALRAALGDDASHPTFVLTVPRRGYRLVAPVRWLEEPPGGDPGPAGAELLAAGGAAEISERRAVPPVEGDKPALAGSPRWLPADRRRRLISMTLGLAVAGTLGWLVLASGEHPLFAPSRSAPPVPDAVERLVLEARNLWAQRGVESVRRATELMQEAVKEAPASAEAHAWLALSLMTRASYLGGGEAACAQAAEQARLAIGLDPDDPIALCAAGFLALQVDFDARRAIANLERSVALDPKFVPARQFLAEALTIAGEHERALAEIDQALALEPLSALLYGVRGNILLRADRPLAALEAYERVLVLEPKFTWVYRNRARPLVQLGREQEALESLYSERRLTNERPEHLATLRAAIDREGFEGYWRWRLERYAALRAQGIEPRSFPLAEALAGAGEPEAALAELARSAVCPDVDTFLYGRESPAFDSLRHDPRFVAIYARFGL
- a CDS encoding diguanylate cyclase; this encodes MTRDLPAAEPVAASREWRRRWRVAAGLALTVPMLLATVAQAEAGDLARLRDPMTAGRPYSRLFQDVDGLPQNTIHALTVDREGSLWVGTQDGAAAYDGHAWTRLDLPHPDRSNFVRSMLESRDGSLWFGRQTGGLARRRDGKWVDVDFGSTGLEEKRVNALLETQGAEGSPVLWVGTADSGVLRFDGANWTGFGPAAGLPSAQVWSLLATDGAEGRRLWIGTTAGPATLRLSDGRIEIPEGAPNESVSSLLETKSADGLPAVWVGTYGGGLWSFRGGVWRRFGLAEGLPSLFVTDLAASPSGGADALWIATDGGGVAQLRDGAIRTVELGALLASRAVYKVLETRAEQGAQAVWLGTRNNGLIRMTEGLWRAFQPFPETPNVPVTAILHRAEPNGGTSLWLGTDGYGVAVWRAGVWTRIDQRSGALGNDTVLTLAESRAIGGRRRIWVGTRNGGLSSFDGERWQRFDQAGGDLQSDLVQSLVETVDADGKGTLWVGTRNGLDAFDGDRWRRSGEEAGLGGNSILALLGSRDRAGAGELWVGTTNGLFRNSAGAWRHWDEGSGLSNRSVQSLHQSTAADGRRMLWIGTDGGGALVLAMDDPEPTPKPISGLGAPPLPNGTIYSILEDRNRRIYLSTNRGVSRLTPTASGYAKEEFTTEHGLPLNQGNRGAGRVDEAGRLWIGTIGGAAAFDPAGEFRDHRPKRLRLTAQPVGCAECRLFDRGALAHDRNRIHFQYALLSFFGEPLTRYRTQLSGYDENPSTWTSAVSREVAALGPGSYVFRVWGRDASGNIAGPEELSFVIRPAPWQTRWAQLLLLCAAGFLVFLALRARSRAHLRREKALEELVDARTRQLQRANELLVDLSYVDALTSVPNRRRFDELFQDEWKRCLRAGSPLSLVMIDIDSFKGYNDTYGHLVGDECLRSVALCLADGLVRRGDAIARYGGEEFAVILPATETAGALLVAEHLRRRVERLGVPTAASKVGRVVTVSCGLATTQPTIEQDPAELFRRADEALYRAKRAGGNATQTG
- a CDS encoding DMT family transporter; protein product: MSDLSGAVVLALVAAVGWSLFDLERRLLSARVEAMALVAWVTLGALPPLAIWAALSGASGPQGVLQAEPGYWLPAISSVVINLVANFTYFRSLQLSPLSKTLPMLSFTPAFAAVLAALFLGERLGLRAVAGLLLVVFGALLLTLREGSGLQGFFSGLLEDRGCRLMVGVALLWSATLLLDKQALAAGSPHLHALVLNGGVALGALSVLGVRGDLRTLGGLRGSGWLLMLAVATGAVALGSQLVALGGVPVGFLETVKRGVGGVLAVVWGRTLFAEPVTAAKFAAVGLMTVGVALVVL